The genomic DNA aattaaataaacataaaaatgtaTACACATAAATTTAGTctaaaaatatatgaatcacAAAGTTTTGATTTCATCATGTATAAGGAAAGGGGTGTGAAATGATGAATTTAAAGATGTAAGCATTTGAATGGAGTTGGAATTTTTTATTAGGAAGGTGAGAGAGGCTGTTGACAGACACTTGATGACGACTAAAAAGGAAGGGTGGGggtgaaataataataatgaattacCAAGAAAAACTTGTGATCTCAACTCATCTAATGATTGTCTTAATCTATGGTGAAGAAAGACCATCACCATGATCAGTCTTTCCCCATGTTATGTCGGGCTAGGTGCGAGGAGCGACTGAGATAAACGATTTTATCTTTTGAACCAAGAAAGACAACCACCACACTCCATACTTATCACGTGACTTAGTCCTATCTCGTTTcaattctttttctctctcacttaaatatttatgtatttttaatttcttttctttacttAAGCCACGCCACCTAGTCTTATTCTCCAAATCCCTGGACGAGGTGGACCTTGGACCTTTTGTTGGGTTCTGGTCCAAAAGTAAGTTTTGAGGCAGGCGGCCTAATTTCCAGGCCTTACCCTACGCTCCCGGGCCATCAAAGTTGCTGATGAGTAGGTGCTGTCCAGTCAAGTGGTAAGTGGATCCGTTgggttataataataataagtatacccccaacaacaacaacaacaaatttcAGCAGTGGCGCAGTTGATGAAACTAGTATAATTTGCCAACTATCCCACGAGCCCTCTAATAATTGCACTCACTAATACAGGTAAATATTTTCAAAGGGCATATATACATCATATTTTGTATTTGTTGTCAAATCCCATAATCGTATTTTGTTTTCCCTATTTCTTTCTGCTGCTAAATTACGACTATAATGttgtttattgaaaaaataaatgaacaaataagtatatatatggACATATATGACATTGATATGAGAGGTCGGGTCGGCTGCTGCTGCTTAGCCTAATACAACGGAACCAATCCACaacaataatcaataaaaagaaGGTAACACGGAATTTAAACATGTGAAAAGCCGGAGGGTATACAAGTCATTTCGTCAACCCCGCGTCACGCTCGGCGTCTATTAGACTGCGAGCAGTGCTAATCGCAGACCTAAGCGCAACTACTCAGAAACCATCAAGAACCTTCCCccgcacccccccccccccccccccccccttccttctctcctttctctctctctcccccgcCCGCCCCCCGCCTCAAATACCAATTCTATCTATCTCACACCACAATTCTCACtctccagctctctctctctctccctctctctctgttcaACATTCTCAGACCAAAATGGGTCGTCCAAAGGGGCCTGTTACGAACTCCTCGCCGGACAACGGTAACTTTGCGCTCAGTGGCAGGATAATGCTCAGCGCAATCGTGATTCTCTTCGCCGTGGTGGTTTTAATGATCTGCCTCCACATCTACGCCCGCTGGTACCTCCTCCGCACCCGCCAACGCCAACGCCTCCGCCGCCGCAGCCGACGCCGCACCCACCTGATCTTCTACGTCGAGCCCAACGCCCCCGCCGCCTCCCGTGGCCTCGACGGCTCCGTCCTCAGCTCCCTCCCGGTCTTCGTCTACTCCGCCGCCGCCCAGCCCGATGCGCTAGAATGCGCCGTGTGCTTGTGCGAGTTCGAAGAGAATGAGAAGGCCCGTTTATTGCCCAAATGCAAACACAGCTTCCACACGGAGTGCATTGACATGTGGTTTCATTCCCATTCCACTTGCCCCCTTTGCCGGTCGTCGGTGGAGGCGGTGCCGGAGTGCGGCTCCAACGTTGTTGTTTCGGTCGGCGAACCAGATGGTGCCGAAGCGGCTTCGAGTTCCAGTCCTTGTGCCGCGTGCCGGCAGCAGGAAGATGCTTCGTCCTcatcgttggctgatcgaaggaAGGCGTTCGAGCCGGCAAACGTGAGGATCGATGTGCCGAGTAGGTCCGAGTTGGTGGATGAGTTGGGGCTGAGTTCGCCGGCGAGTCATGGTACCAAATCGCCGTCGAGTCGTTTGCTGTCGCTTAGGAGAATCCTGAGCATGAACAGGAAGGGGCCGGCGGTTTCTCCGTCTTCAGAGCTGGGAACGAGTTGCGGGGTTGGCACGGCTGAGTTGGAAACGGAGTGTGGAGGGCACGAGTCGAGTCGGCATCAGACACCGAGGTGAGGCCGACAATCCGAAAGGGAACGTAATTTGAGTCACGCGATTGATGAAACATTCGACGACGAATTGTGTGTCTGTAAAGGCGCATGGCCATTTGCCGGCCTTTCACGgcataataataatgaattagTATTGACGTGGCAGAAGACGAAGAGTGGTGGATTAGTATTAGTAATAgtagtagtaataataatagAGTAACAGTACGCAGTCTTTGCGGACTCGGAATAGTCAGTGGCGCTCGTCCAGTCCAGTATACATGGGATGGGAGCAGGAACgaatcattttatttgattttttatcttttatgtatTCTGGTTGGTTTACTTTACTAGTGGTgtaaaaagaaagatagataGACAGATAGGAGGAGGAGTTCTTCTTGtgaacataataataataatcttaaaaaatatgtttcttTGTTTGCTTGCTGTGCTACTACTTCACGTCCCATTTCAAATAAtctctctttcatttatttaataaataaaagagataagaaaTTTTTATCCCAATTTAAATTCAGTTACCGAATTTATAGTATCATCCAGACCAGAGTTAAAaaggtttatatatatttaattcaaaattcaagGACTGACAGATTAGAGACCCCacgcatatatatgtatattaccGAAATGGAATTtgacattaattattattatggtgtagtttaaaaaatatcaagagTTATTTGGGATGAGATTTTGGGTTTAAGTATTAATTATGGGATTTGTTTTTGTGTTCCATTTATTCTCGTCAAATGATATCAATTCAATAcggcataaaaaaaatatagaaatgaaaaataaatataatatgaaataaaaataatattttctaaaaatagtaaaaaaatacaaaatacataaataaaaatatatgtgaatctttttgtaaatataatttttaattaaaaaaatagttattcaatttaaaagtATACATAAATTCTATtctataataaattaaagaaataaattttttaagttaGAGACaattagagatagaattttttcaatttttaatttttttgagataaaaatatctttttgatatttttataatattacgAAACGattctaaatttataaaaaggcccacaaacattttttttttttgccgtttttagtatttttgaaatgcccTCGAGATGTTACTGTGCATCAAAGTTCAATACTAAAAAGTGatattaatatttccttttttaataaaaaaaaattgatatcaaAGTTAGTTACCTAACaatttttaatactaaaaaaaatgaatattaataataaattagaaaatgaCCCTTTCCATTACTTAATAAAAACATAAGAAATTTGCATGATTAAGAAAAaggtataataaaaaatttaacggTGCatttgagaaggtgaaaatgtAAGTCGGATTCATTATTcattcaaattttaagaaattttatcaaataatttttttaataaaatttgaaaagtaatttttttttttaaatcaaaaaattaaaaaccttAACGAATGATGTgagaattaaaatttcataaaataaaaattctgtcATACTTTTGACTCCCAATCAAACACACGGTAAAGCTAGAATGATGTTCAAATATTGAATGTCTTAAACATAAATGAAGCCGTTAAAGAGTATTATACAATGTTAAGCCTTGAGcgttataataataaataaataatggcaGGGTATTAAGGAAAATAAGTATTTAAGACGAGGGTAGAAAGGGAAAATgcaaatgggaaagaaaaaaagggctgtagatattattataatgggTAGACTTTGACTCTTACTCTCTGGCATAATAATAGTCTTTGCAATTGAGTTGAGTTGATGTGGAGTGGTGGCGAAAGTCCTTAAACCCGACGAGAAACGTGACGGAAGCGTCTTTGCAATTGCAAGGCCATGGCAACACGGCATCAGAATTTAGGAGGGAGGGAGGAAGAATCTTCTTTGAAACGCAATGTTAGACTTAGAAGTTGACagtcccccctctctctctctctctcgccactATTTCCACACGCTTTCTTCCCTTTTGCATTTTGTcgtgacaaaaaatattattattgtatgataaataaagtcttgaaagaaagaaacatcGGGGATTAAGGTTAACGCTCACTGATTGTCTGATTGATTACCACTTGTCTATATGTTACCAGCTACTTACcaaattgttattattaattgaaatacaagaagggaagggaaggagagagagagagagatggtggtTTGTCAACCTATCTATAGATAAGGTTGTATGTACAAGTAGCAAAATCTGGTTGGGTTTTCCTTGTTGATAATGAATTTTGTGTTCCCCTTattgataataattttaaataataaataactgcatcttatatttaaatattatgtatttatatattgtattttgttttttaattaattaaataaattatttaaaacatgatatatttattatcaactaataaaattgtttaattattataaataaaatatgattaatctaaaaataagatacatttattgCTATTTAATCATTTCCCTAAAAACACtagttgttattattattgtttttcgataagatatatttattatatctcttttttaatacaacaacaacaacaacatatctagcctttatcccactatgtggggtcggctacatgaattctagacttccatgtatttctgtcttttgtcatatcctcatttagatctatatatttcatatcaaattttaatgtttctcccaaagtctttttgggtctacctctacctctttttgtgactaattgttctatttcatcaactctcctcacatgagcgtctcttagtctctttctcacatgaccaaaccatcttagtctagtctctctcatcttctcctcgattggcactactcctaccttattacgaataacttcatttttaattttattatttcttgtatgtccgcacatccatcttaacatcctcatctccgctacactcgtcttttgctcatgctggtatttgactgcccaacattctgagccatacaacaaaactggtcttatagctg from Diospyros lotus cultivar Yz01 chromosome 4, ASM1463336v1, whole genome shotgun sequence includes the following:
- the LOC127798787 gene encoding RING-H2 finger protein ATL2, with product MGRPKGPVTNSSPDNGNFALSGRIMLSAIVILFAVVVLMICLHIYARWYLLRTRQRQRLRRRSRRRTHLIFYVEPNAPAASRGLDGSVLSSLPVFVYSAAAQPDALECAVCLCEFEENEKARLLPKCKHSFHTECIDMWFHSHSTCPLCRSSVEAVPECGSNVVVSVGEPDGAEAASSSSPCAACRQQEDASSSSLADRRKAFEPANVRIDVPSRSELVDELGLSSPASHGTKSPSSRLLSLRRILSMNRKGPAVSPSSELGTSCGVGTAELETECGGHESSRHQTPR